In Phlebotomus papatasi isolate M1 unplaced genomic scaffold, Ppap_2.1 HiC_scaffold_241, whole genome shotgun sequence, one DNA window encodes the following:
- the LOC129808960 gene encoding uncharacterized protein K02A2.6-like yields the protein MPDPPAQDRMGNAQSDTDKRVLVKAPPPIELGANNKAAWEAWEDAFNWYAIAVELDKQNGKIQVAVLMSALGSSVKDIFENFGLTDAEKSNLTLVKQRFRDYFAPSVNEVYESFRFHNLAQEEEETLDEFVTRVRVQANKCSFPANAKERLIRDKVIHGLKSSHIREEVLRKRTLTLNEAIAICKSCEQAEEQSQFMTLGASGKSDVHVVKKVKSSKRETSSSSSSEKVQKDFECDRCGYKHAPKKCPASDKKCNKCGIKGHFVSKCKLRKTQKKVKQVDTDSDSESVSDTCVDELRVFSVNCGKGDSWEAQMTVEKKKIVVKIDTGAQCNVITKSTLQKLQDYEILPSRVKRLVAFNGGHIKVQGRVQLQCKIRKKVIPLWFQVIGGDRNCIIDGKSAVKAGLIAKINEVAVDEKVFSGLGQLKNFEYDAELIENPTFVIHPARNVPYRLKEDVKKEIDQMVEMGVVEPCTEATDAVSPMVVVKRKGKLRICADLTDVNSNIKRRHYPLTGIDQVAANVSGSRHFTILDCKKGFWQIPLSKKTSRLCTFATPWGRFSYRRLPFGLVSAPELFQRVMMDLLGDLEGVEVSMDDILIHAETETSLKKLTEKVIQILSENGLKLNREKCVFNQSSVIFLGHRISADGLRPDESKLQAIDQLQVPTDKKSLQRFLGMINYVGKFIPNLSDRTEPLRQLLKKDSSWVWTEYQQRAFEKLKMFLKNPLVLAFYDVKKPIVMSVDSSSNAFGAVLMQGGKPIAYATKSLTSSEKNWPQIEKEAGAIRFACQKFHDYIWGQSVCVESDHKPLETIFSKSLTKAPPRLRKILHEVKAYDITVKYVKGTLIPIADALSRDCFPEPIDNDEEDEEIEINAVTCLTDDCLDRYKMSTQEDPVLNKLIKFIMKGWPETSDEVPKSIRNYFTFREELSFTEGLILKGDKVVVPETERKGALKNIHAGHIGVQASLRRARDFLYWPGMNSEITDMIGKCLICERNQRTNQKETLMMKRIPEYPFEIIATDLFTFKKQEYILMVDSYSGYFDFKCLKKTGSSAVIKFLKDKFADHGIPQEVHSDGGPQFASKEFKKFAKEWKFDHVQSSPYFARSNGLAERYVQTAKKLLKKCREDGQDVKLALLLSRNTPGDGLKSPAERLFSRKTRNPLCVNRNLLMPKVVEDNSKKLQEKREQQKKYGDIGAKDFEELPEGERVRVQERDKSWSTGTIKQQKSGRSYIVAMDDGRIIWRNRHFLQRSKLEESLLASETQSPVHEPTETSSDRVIVDVTPSDPLPKPVDDTPVQLAESSSSAGIQSPARAPVITTRSGRVVKPPDRLNL from the coding sequence ATGCCTGATCCACCAGCACAAGACAGAATGGGAAACGCGCAATCAGATACTGATAAAAGAGTCCTGGTCAAAGCCCCTCCTCCGATCGAATTGGGTGCAAATAATAAAGCAGCATGGGAAGCCTGGGAGGATGCATTCAATTGGTATGCAATCGCTGTTGAGCTTGATAAGCAGAATGGCAAGATTCAGGTGGCTGTCCTGATGAGTGCCCTTGGCAGCTCAGTGAAGGATATCTTCGAAAATTTCGGGCTGACTGACGCAGAGAAGTCTAACCTCACTTTGGTGAAGCAAAGATTTAGGGATTATTTTGCACCCAGCGTGAATGAAGTTTACGAGTCTTTCCGATTCCACAACTTGGCACAGGAGGAGGAGGAGACCCTAGATGAGTTTGTTACTCGTGTTAGGGTGCAGGCAAATAAGTGTTCCTTCCCGGCGAATGCCAAGGAAAGATTGATCAGGGACAAAGTAATTCATGGACTGAAATCAAGTCACATTCGAGAGGAGGTTTTGAGAAAGCGGACATTGACGCTCAATGAAGCCATTGCAATTTGCAAAAGTTGCGAACAGGCTGAGGAGCAGTCGCAATTTATGACACTTGGGGCATCCGGGAAGAGCGATGTTCATgttgtgaaaaaagtgaagTCCTCGAAAAGGGAGACAAGTTCCTCCAGTTCCTCTGAAAAAGTTCAGAAAGACTTTGAGTGTGATCGATGCGGGTATAAACATGCCCCAAAAAAGTGCCCGGCAAGTGATAAGAAATGCAATAAATGTGGCATTAAGGGGCATTTCGTTTCAAAGTGCAAATTGAGGAAAACTCAGAAAAAAGTGAAACAAGTAGATACGGATTCTGACAGTGAAAGTGTTAGTGACACCTGTGTTGATGAACTGCGAGTATTCTCCGTTAATTGCGGAAAAGGAGACTCCTGGGAAGCTCAAATGACCGTggagaagaagaaaattgtgGTTAAAATCGACACTGGAGCTCAGTGTAACGTTATTACGAAATCGACGCTCCAGAAGCTGCAAGACTATGAGATTCTTCCATCCAGGGTTAAGCGCTTGGTCGCATTTAATGGGGGACACATTAAAGTTCAAGGTCGTGTCCAGCTTCAGTGCAAAATTCGAAAGAAAGTCATCCCATTGTGGTTTCAAGTAATTGGTGGTGACAGAAATTGTATCATCGACGGAAAATCAGCTGTGAAGGCAGGATTGATAGCCAAAATTAACGAAGTGGCAGTTGATGAGAAAGTGTTTTCCGGCCTTGgtcaattgaagaattttgaatatgatgcAGAGCTGATCGAGAATCCTACCTTTGTGATCCATCCAGCACGGAATGTGCCGTACAGATTGAAAGAAGACgtcaaaaaagaaattgatcaGATGGTTGAAATGGGAGTTGTAGAGCCATGTACAGAAGCCACAGATGCCGTATCTCCCATGGTTGTGGTAAAAAGAAAAGGCAAGTTGAGGATTTGTGCTGATTTGACTGATGTCAATTCAAACATTAAACGGAGGCACTATCCACTTACAGGGATTGACCAGGTAGCTGCTAACGTTTCCGGAAGTCGTCATTTTACAATCTTGGATTGTAAAAAAGGTTTCTGGCAGATACCACTATCGAAAAAGACATCCCGCCTTTGTACATTTGCAACTCCCTGGGGACGATTCTCATATCGAAGGTTACCTTTTGGACTTGTTTCGGCTCCGGAGTTGTTCCAAAGGGTTATGATGGACTTACTAGGCGATCTGGAAGGTGTTGAAGTGTCTATGGACGACATTTTAATTCACGCAGAAACAGAAACTTCTCTCAAGAAACTCACTGAAAAAGTTATTCAGATTCTCAGTGAAAATGGATTGAAACTTAATCGAGAAAAATGCGTGTTCAATCAATCTTCTGTGATTTTCCTGGGTCACAGAATTTCTGCGGATGGGCTTCGTCCGGATGAGAGTAAGTTGCAAGCCATAGATCAATTGCAGGTCCCCACAGataaaaaatctctccaaagatTCCTGGGAATGATTAATTATGTAGGAAAATTTATTCCCAATCTTTCTGATCGAACAGAACCTTTGAGACAGCTGTTGAAGAAAGACTCTTCCTGGGTATGGACAGAGTATCAGCAGCGAGCTTTTGAAAAACTTAAGATGTTTTTGAAGAATCCTCTTGTGTTAGCTTTTTACGACGTTAAGAAGCCAATCGTCATGTCAGTAGATAGCTCTTCAAACGCTTTTGGAGCTGTTCTTATGCAAGGGGGAAAGCCAATCGCCTATGCCACAAAGTCATTGACCAGTTCGGAGAAAAATTGGCCCCAGATAGAGAAAGAGGCCGGAGCAATTCGTTTTGCTTGTCAAAAATTTCACGACTACATTTGGGGTCAAAGTGTCTGTGTGGAGTCCGATCATAAACCTCTGGAGACAATATTTTCCAAATCGCTAACAAAAGCTCCCCCTCGATTGAGGAAAATATTGCATGAGGTTAAGGCTTATGATATAACAGTCAAATACGTTAAAGGGACACTCATCCCAATAGCTGACGCACTAAGTCGTGATTGTTTTCCGGAGCCAATTGACAATGACGAAGAGGATGAAGAAATCGAGATCAACGCAGTTACGTGTTTGACAGATGATTGTTTGGACAGATATAAGATGTCAACTCAAGAAGATCCTGTTTTGAATAAgctgataaaattcattatgaaAGGGTGGCCAGAAACCAGTGATGAAGTTCCCAAATCAATCAGAAACTATTTTACATTCAGAGAAGAATTGTCGTTTACGGAAGGATTAATCCTCAAGGGCGACAAAGTTGTGGTTCCGGAAACTGAGCGAAAGGGagcattgaaaaatatacatgCCGGTCACATTGGAGTTCAAGCATCACTGCGACGAGCCCGAGATTTCCTTTACTGGCCAGGAATGAACTCTGAGATTACAGATATGATTGGAAAGTGCCTTATTTGCGAGAGAAATCAGCGAACAAACCAGAAAGAGACATTGATGATGAAAAGGATACCTGAGTATCCATTCGAAATCATAGCCACGGATTTATTTACATTCAAAAAACAGGAGTACATACTCATGGTCGATTCTTACAGTGGATATTTTGATTTCAAGTGTCTCAAAAAGACTGGTAGTAGTGCAGTgatcaaatttttgaaagataaattcgCTGATCACGGCATTCCACAGGAGGTACACAGCGATGGAGGTCCTCAGTTTGCTTCCAAAGAGTTTAAGAAGTTTGCTAAGGAATGGAAGTTTGATCATGTCCAATCCAGCCCCTACTTTGCACGCTCCAATGGGCTAGCTGAACGATACGTCCAGACGGCGAAGAAGTTGCTCAAAAAATGCCGAGAGGATGGTCAGGACGTTAAATTGGCTCTTCTGCTTTCTCGAAACACTCCAGGAGATGGTTTAAAATCACCAGCTGAAAGGCTTTTTAGCCGAAAAACGAGGAATCCCTTGTGCGTGAACCGAAACTTATTGATGCCGAAAGTTGTTGAAGATAATTCTAAGAAGTTGCAAGAGAAACGTGAGCAGCAAAAGAAGTATGGAGACATCGGAGCCAAGGATTTCGAAGAACTACCAGAAGGTGAGAGAGTTCGGGTGCAAGAGAGAGACAAGTCTTGGAGTACCGGAACTATTAAGCAACAGAAATCAGGGCGCTCTTATATCGTTGCTATGGATGATGGAAGGATTATATGGAGAAATCGGCATTTTCTTCAAAGGTCAAAATTGGAAGAGTCTCTTTTAGCTTCAGAGACGCAATCTCCTGTTCATGAGCCAACTGAAACATCTTCTGACAGAGTGATAGTAGATGTGACACCGTCTGATCCTTTACCTAAACCAGTTGATGACACACCCGTGCAACTTGCTGAATCGTCTTCTTCCGCTGGGATTCAAAGTCCTGCAAGAGCTCCAGTTATCACTACCAGATCAGGAAGGGTGGTGAAGCCACCAGACAGGCTAAATTTGTGA